The following proteins are encoded in a genomic region of Oryza brachyantha chromosome 11, ObraRS2, whole genome shotgun sequence:
- the LOC102708570 gene encoding uncharacterized protein LOC102708570, which yields MESLKQLFYDWEIQLLVILSFTLQLFLFFAGSLRRCITSGILRFLIWIAYLGADLIAIYALGYLSRYDDILNERHISRKNKSMALYWAPFLLIHLGGQDTITGFAMEDNSLWLRHLLNLVTQVVLALYVFWKSIGRQDVYLLVSGIFAFVAGIINYSGTVCVAIRSMSYVHGVFLARTLFDNSPLIEDMLGDLEKTLKVVRLELGMIYDDLYTKSLVLRTRSGIILRCISQISAIIAFVLFLTYNKHGYGKADIAITYSLFTGGFFLDIFAILFSMMSPWTWAWLKAQKCDKLSIFSWFILSSDAGWPEKQQRWPKSMGQYNFRCLLSTGYQPRTLSQRVMKAITNLIKLLGIEKKKVFWMSKLLDTEQVDVGMTMMEHVAKEVRVLHEELYLGEKHREPREWPRLGLLLERTQARLASDFGFTIIFLHKLTEVHLNRCPQHTNPDTETTTESSYLPTDQVEICRKLSNYMMYLLVANPSMLPLSTSAVATLESSQQPRAMDLLLIEESLEEFSVMLDKETLEEMIALWLRLLIFSAGKSRVEMHAAQLSRGGELITFTWLLMVHYGIGDSQTRRVQITNDNTGNSDVREANAMNVPAPNRRPTRA from the exons ATGGAGAGTCTGAAGCAACTATTCTATGACTGGGAAATCCAGTTACTTGTGATCTTAAGCTTCACACTACAATTGTTCCTCTTCTTCGCGGGTAGCCTTCGGCGGTGTATAACTAGTGGTATCCTAAGGTTCCTGATTTGGATAGCTTATTTGGGTGCAGACTTGATTGCAATTTATGCCCTCGGCTATCTTTCACGATACGATGACATACTCAATGAAAGGCACATAAGTaggaaaaacaaatcaatggCTTTGTATTGGGCACCATTTCTCCTAATCCATCTTGGTGGGCAGGACACCATCACTGGTTTTGCTATGGAGGACAACAGCCTGTGGTTGAGGCATTTGTTGAACCTGGTGACCCAAGTTGTGCTAGCACTATATGTTTTCTGGAAGTCCATTGGAAGGCAGGATGTGTATCTTCTAGTTTCTGGTATCTTTGCATTCGTTGCTGGGATTATAAA CTATTCTGGCACTGTTTGTGTTGCTATTCGTTCAATGTCATATGTCCATGGTGTATTTTTGGCACGCACCTTGTTTGACAACAGCCCTTTGATCGAAGATATGCTAGGAGATCTAGAAAAAACACTCAAGGTGGTGAGGCTTGAGCTAGGCATGATATATGATGATTTGTACACCAAGTCTCTTGTGCTTAGAACAAGGAGTGGCATCATACTTAGATGTATCTCTCAGATATCTGCTATTATTGCTTTTGTGCTATTCCTTACTTACAATAAACATGGTTATGGTAAAGCTGACATTGCAATCACCTATTCACTGTTTACCGGAGGCTTCTTCCTGGACATCTTTGCCATTTTATTCTCCATGATGTCACCATGGACATGGGCATGGTTAAAGGCTCAAAAATGCGACAAACTCTCCATATTTTCATGGTTTATTCTTTCTAGTGATGCCGGATGGCCGGAGAAGCAGCAAAGATGGCCAAAATCAATGGGGCAGTACAACTTTCGATGCTTATTATCAACTGGGTACCAACCAAGGACACTTAGTCAACGAGTGATGAAGgccattacaaatttaataaaattgctTGGtattgagaaaaagaaagtattttggATGAGCAAGCTGCTAGACACGGAGCAAGTGGATGTGGGCATGACGATGATGGAACACGTTGCGAAGGAAGTCCGAGTCTTACACGAAGAACTGTACCTCGGAGAAAAACACAGGGAGCCTCGTGAATGGCCGAGGCTTGGCCTACTGCTGGAGAGGACACAAGCTCGATTAGCCTCGGATTTTGGTTTTACTATCATCTTCCTGCACAAGCTAACCGAGGTACACTTAAATAGATGTCCCCAACATACTAATCCAGACACTGAGACAACCACTGAATCCTCATATTTACCCACTGATCAAGTGGAGATCTGTCGAAAACTATCCAACTACATGATGTACCTTTTGGTTGCCAACCCTTCCATGCTGCCTCTCTCTACCAGCGCGGTGGCCACGCTGGAGAGCTCTCAGCAACCTCGAGCAATGGACTTGCTGCTCATAGAGGAATCGCTTGAGGAGTTCAGTGTCATGCTGGACAAGGAGACGCTGGAGGAGATGATAGCACTGTGGCTGAGGCTGCTCATTTTCTCTGCTGGCAAGTCAAGGGTGGAGATGCATGCAGCTCAGCTGAGTAGAGGAGGGGAGCTCATCACCTTCACCTGGCTGCTCATGGTGCACTACGGGATAGGGGATTCCCAGACTAGAAGGGTTCAGATAACCAATGATAATACTGGGAATTCCGACGTTAGGGAGGCAAATGCCATGAATGTTCCTGCACCAAATCGTCGACCAACAAGAGCGTAG
- the LOC102712025 gene encoding disease resistance protein RGA4-like produces METAVLSTVLTMLGPKLYAFLQDNHDLRRNLEHDIQYIRNELRMIAAAIDEHDHRQQRSHNGAVQGAWIHGARELAYAMEDCVDRFLHRVTTGGHGRLATVAVRTRFAAMIQKLRKKSEDLSRLRSSYADTGGCDANGESSNSSGIFLASEAHAPAGDTVPVGMDGPRDEILALVRETQGQPKRLKVISLVGFGGLGKTLLAMKVYESDAVREGFHPRVWVSAAGKSAANVLRDMLCQLGLGHEEDDYSDVNKIITILKTSLHSKRFFIVIDDMQREYWNSTIKDAFPLDTGLTSIVLVTTTVHSIANACSSGNGHVYVMSTLDKKHSRQLFLRETSWDEYPPGSEAAVCTKCDGLPLALVSTAQFLQSKGQQIPQEYAKLCDNLGMHMEREDTLARMKHVLVHNYTSLPGHVIKACLLYFGVFPSGHQIGRGKLIRRWSAEGIVEADPFRRSLDVATDYFKELINRSIIQPVAVSSNTEVKTCQTHGMMLEFILRKSRCDDFITLLCDQVHLPDKIRCLSVQQNNSRRGRGSLNSNIDLSLVRSLTIFGEAEESVLEFSRYELLRVLDLEECDNVKDEHLRKICKLLLLRYLSLGSTITMLPKDITKLKFLETLDLRRTKIRILPIQVIKLPCLTHLFGAFKLQDIGQKIAKLQDYLSAKSKLETLAGFFTDDDRGFPQLIDHMNNLTRVKVWCEATSEASTNIAHLSKAIQGFIQKGTNLNDVRSLSLHFGECFQDQEHLLNFSLEDSCYLSCLKLKGKMQRLPQFVTSLSGLTGLCLSSPHDLLNSDVLAALSEVRCLHYLKLITLHLDKFVVEQGALKSLRRLCIVVKSMTRPEIQQGALPNLESLRLLCKDLNGLCGISIQHLGAECLKEVILDERMGGETKDKWKEAVKTHPRRPRVVFLRTGEDGQILQNREAAQPADSAAALALAADIPMPVPVF; encoded by the exons ATGGAGACGGCGGTTTTGAGCACTGTTCTCACCATGCTAGGGCCCAAGCTCTACGCCTTCCTGCAAGACAACCACGACCTGCGGCGGAACCTGGAGCACGACATCCAGTACATCCGAAACGAGCTCCGCATGATCGCTGCTGCGATCGACGAGCACGACCACCGGCAGCAGCGGAGCCACAACGGTGCCGTGCAAGGGGCCTGGATCCATGGCGCCCGTGAGCTAGCCTACGCCATGGAGGATTGCGTCGACCGCTTCCTGCACCGCGTAACGACGGGCGGCCACGGGAGGCTTGCCACGGTGGCGGTCCGCACCAGGTTCGCCGCCATGATCCAGAAGCTCAGGAAGAAATCGGAGGATCTTTCCAGGCTGCGATCAAGCTACGCAGACACCGGCGGTTGCGATGCCAATGGCGAATCATCCAACTCCTCGGGGATCTTCTTGGCATCCGAGGCGCATGCCCCGGCTGGTGACACCGTCCCCGTGGGGATGGACGGGCCGAGGGATGAGATCCTTGCGCTGGTGAGGGAGACGCAAGGCCAGCCAAAGCGACTCAAGGTCATCTCCCTTGTTGGTTTCGGCGGTCTAGGGAAGACCCTACTCGCCATGAAAGTCTACGAGAGTGATGCTGTTCGCGAGGGGTTCCATCCACGGGTCTGGGTTTCCGCGGCTGGAAAGAGCGCGGCGAATGTCCTCAGGGACATGCTGTGCCAGCTTGGCTTGGGACATGAGGAGGATGACTACTCTGATGTCAACAAGATCATCACAATTCTCAAGACATCCCTCCACTCCAAGAG GTTCTTCATTGTAATTGATGACATGCAGAGGGAATATTGGAACAGTACTATAAAAGATGCTTTCCCTCTAGATACAGGATTGACCAGCATAGTGCTGGTGACAACAACCGTTCATTCCATAGCAAATGCCTGCAGCTCTGGTAATGGCCATGTGTATGTGATGAGCACTCTTGACAAAAAACACTCGAGACAATTATTCTTAAGAGAAACTTCCTGGGATGAGTATCCACCTGGTTCAGAAGCAGCAGTGTGTACCAAATGTGATGGTTTACCACTAGCTCTTGTTTCAACAGCCCAGTTCCTGCAGAGCAAAGGTCAGCAGATACCTCAGGAATATGCAAAGCTGTGTGACAATCTTGGTATGCACATGGAAAGAGAGGACACCTTAGCAAGAATGAAGCATGTACTTGTTCACAACTATACTAGCCTTCCTGGCCATGTTATCAAGGCTTGCTTGCTCTATTTTGGTGTTTTCCCCAGTGGCCATCAGATCGGCAGAGGGAAATTGATAAGGCGATGGTCAGCTGAAGGAATTGTCGAAGCAGACCCTTTCCGGAGATCTCTCGACGTCGCTACGGACTACTTCAAGGAGCTGATCAACCGGAGCATCATTCAGCCTGTTGCTGTCAGCAGCAACACTGAGGTGAAGACGTGCCAAACTCACGGCATGATGCTGGAGTTCATCCTACGTAAGTCCAGGTGTGACGACTTCATTACATTGCTTTGTGATCAAGTTCACTTGCCCGACAAAATACGCTGCCTTTCAGTACAGCAGAACAACTCTAGAAGGGGAAGAGGTTCGTTAAATTCGAACATTGATTTATCTCTTGTCCGGTCACTGACAATCTTCGGAGAGGCAGAGGAATCGGTACTAGAATTCTCTAGGTATGAACTGCTGCGAGTTTTGGATCTCGAGGAATGCGACAACGTGAAAGATGAACATCTCAGGAAGATATGCAAGCTGTTGCTGCTCAGGTATCTAAGCCTTGGGAGCACCATTACAATGCTCCCAAAGGATATCacaaagctaaaatttttggagacACTTGATCTGCGAAGAACAAAGATAAGGATCCTGCCTATACAAGTTATCAAGCTGCCATGTTTGACACATCTGTTTGGGGCGTTCAAGCTCCAAGACATAGGCCAGAAAATTGCAAAGCTACAGGACTATCTGTCTGCGAAAAGTAAGTTGGAGACGCTAGCCGGATTTTTTACTGATGATGACCGAGGATTTCCGCAACTCATTGATCATATGAACAACCTGACAAGGGTGAAAGTATGGTGCGAGGCCACATCCGAGGCGAGCACCAACATTGCTCACCTTTCAAAGGCCATTCAGGGTTTCATCCAGAAAGGAACAAATTTGAATGACGTCCGTTCACTCTCTCTGCATTTCGGGGAATGCTTCCAAGACCAAGAACACTTGCTGAATTTTTCCCTGGAGGACTCCTGCTACCTAAGTTGTCTGAAGTTAAAAGGCAAAATGCAGAGGTTACCTCAGTTTGTCACCTCACTCAGTGGTCTCACTGGGCTGTGTCTATCATCCCCTCATGATCTGCTGAACAGCGATGTCCTTGCTGCCCTAAGCGAAGTTCGCTGTCTGCATTACCTCAAACTGATCACACTTCACCTGGACAAGTTCGTCGTAGAACAGGGTGCACTGAAGAGCCTTCGACGGCTATGCATCGTGGTGAAATCCATGACTCGGCCAGAAATCCAGCAGGGGGCTCTGCCGAACCTGGAGTCACTCCGGCTGCTGTGCAAGGACCTCAATGGGCTATGTGGAATCAGCATCCAGCACCTTGGCGCTGAGTGCCTCAAGGAGGTCATTCTTGACGAAAGAATGGGTGGAGAAACAAAAGACAAATGGAAGGAAGCGGTGAAGACCCACCCGAGACGGCCCAGGGTCGTGTTTCTTAGAACGGGGGAGGATGGTCAGATATTGCAGAATAGGGAGGCTGCTCAGCCTGCAGACAGTGCTGCTGCACTGGCTCTGGCTGCCGATATCCCTATGCCCGTTCCGGTTTTTTGA